Proteins encoded in a region of the Anopheles ziemanni chromosome 2, idAnoZiCoDA_A2_x.2, whole genome shotgun sequence genome:
- the LOC131281192 gene encoding venom dipeptidyl peptidase 4, with protein sequence MMGYRLLLVASCLIGGILALPVDPKQSELKDFTFDEIIPNQFGLRGFNGTWLSGSELLYREPSTGNYVKLNVDNGESSVLLSSDALSGFRGASVQMIRPDFTKVLVRYDVRTVFRHSSLSKYAIYDTLTSETYHVANQEEVSICILAPTGQSLAYVKDNNVYYRASLLDATELSLTEDGVPGIIYNGIPDWVYEEEVFGTDATLWFSPDGQRLAMASFDDREVKEFSYHVYGSPDDPDNQYPEELRIRYPKVNTTNPIVHLRVKNLAADTNTPWVELPAPVAIVSEDHVLGTVNWVSSSVVGAIWTNRRQNIATFQKCQADDGACNEEIRFDRPHGWYDLYTPVCYGTGESARCFLMGENNGWRSILELGGTAGVQTRTPERFTVSSINGYDQQTGDIFYTAVPASAPHHRHVYRNEECLTCDLRDVDSIACNFASVSFSSDLSYMAATCSGPTPSYTQIFRTSDRQLVLDWEANRERREQLKQYKKVQVRFLRVPVGDGSFMASVRLYLPPEIDFEGATTTEKYPMVVYVYAGPNSVGVTASFSIGFGSYMATTKRTIYAQIDGRGTGNQGYEFLFLINNRLGTYEMEDQIAVAQYLQQTYSFIDPARTGIWGSSYGGYATAMTLEKDHEQVYRCGISVAPVTSWMFYDSIYTERYMGRPTDNAIGYNQSDISSFTEELKNHLFLLIHGTADDNVHYQQSMVFVRALLDHDVDFEQMTYPDEAHSLSGVQRHLYHTMDQFWDRCFA encoded by the exons ATGATGGGGTACCGTTTGCTGCTGGTGGCCAGTTGCCTGATTGGAGGTATCTTGGCATTGCCGGTGGATCCCAAACAGTCGGAGCTGAAAGACTTTACCTTCGATGAAATCATTCCGAACCAGTTTGGTTTGAGGGGATTCAACGGAACCTGGCTATCCGGGAGCGAGCTACTCTACCGCGAACCATCGACCGGGAACTATGTGAAGCTGAACGTCGACAATGGGGAGAGTTCCGTGCTGCTCTCCAGTGATGCATTG AGTGGATTTAGAGGAGCCTCGGTGCAGATGATCAGGCCGGACTTCACGAAAGTACTCGTCCGATACGATGTCCGAACG GTCTTTAGACATTCCTCGCTTTCGAAGTATGCCATTTACGATACATTGACGAG TGAGACCTACCATGTCGCTAATCAGGAAGAGGTATCAATCTGCATTCTTGCACCCACCGGCCAGAGCTTGGCCTACGTGAAAGACAACAACGTCTACTACCGAGCTAGTCTGTTGGATGCGACGGAGCTGTCCCTCACCGAGGACGGCGTTCCGGGCATCATCTACAATGGCATCCCGGATTGGGTGTACGAGGAGGAAGTGTTCGGTACCGATGCGACTCTCTGGTTCTCGCCGGACGGCCAACGGCTAGCGATGGCGAGCTTCGACGATCGGGAGGTGAAAGAGTTTTCCTATCACGTCTACGGCAGCCCGGACGATCCGGACAACCAGTACCCGGAGGAACTGCGCATCCGCTACCCGAAGGTGAACACCACCAACCCGATCGTGCATCTGCGCGTGAAGAACCTAGCCGCCGATACAAACACCCCGTGGGTTGAGCTACCTGCCCCGGTAGCGATCGTCAGTGAGGATCACGTCCTTGGCACGGTGAACTGGGTCAGCTCGAGTGTGGTCGGTGCCATCTGGACCAATCGGCGGCAAAACATTGCCACGTTCCAGAAGTGTCAGGCGGACGATGGCGCGTGCAACGAAGAGATCCGCTTCGATAGACCTCACGGATGGTACGATCTGTACACGCCGGTGTGCTATGGAACCGGTGAAAGCGCCCGGTGCTTCCTGATGGGAGAGAACAATGGATGGCGCTCGATTCTGGAGCTGGGCGGAACGGCAGGGGTGCAAACACGCACCCCGGAACGTTTTACCGTGTCCTCGATCAATGGATACGATCAGCAGACGGGAGATATCTTCTACACGGCGGTTCCAGCCAGTGCACCGCACCATCGTCATGTTTACCGGAACGAGGAGTGCCTGACCTGTGATCTGCGCGATGTGGACTCGATTGCGTGTAACTTTGCTAGCGTGTCGTTCAGCTCGGATTTGTCCTATATGGCTGCAACCTGCTCAGGACCGACACCATCTTACACGCAGATCTTCCGCACCAGCGATCGACAGCTAGTGCTTGACTGGGAAGCGAACCGGGAGCGACGCGAGCAGCTCAAGCAGTACAAAAAGGTTCAGGTGCGATTCCTGCGCGTGCCAGTTGGAGACGGTTCGTTTATGGCCTCCGTACGTCTATACCTTCCGCCAGAGATCGACTTCGAGGGTGCAACCACTACCGAGAAGTACCCGATGGTGGTGTACGTGTACGCGGGTCCAAACTCGGTAGGCGTCACTGCCAGCTTTAGTATCGGGTTCGGAAGCTATATGGCCACCACCAAGCGAACCATCTACGCTCAAATCGATGGTCGCGGCACGGGCAACCAAGGTTACGAGTTCCTGTTCCTCATCAACAACCGACTTGGCACGTACGAAATGGAAGACCAGATTGCGGTAGCCCAGTATCTTCAGCAGACGTACAGCTTCATCGATCCAGCTCGGACCGGTATCTGGGGCTCAAGCTACGGCGGTTATGCGACCGCAATGACACTCGAAAAGGATCACGAACAAGTGTACCGTTGCGGTATCTCGGTCGCTCCGGTTACCTCTTGGATGTTCTATG ATTCCATCTACACCGAGCGCTACATGGGCCGGCCGACGGACAATGCGATCGGATACAATCAGAGCGACATCAGCAGCTTCACCGAGGAGCTGAAGAATCATCTTTTCCTGCTGATTCACGGCACCGCCGACGATAACGTGCACTATCAGCAGTCGATGGTGTTCGTGAGGGCCCTACTGGACCATGACGTAGACTTCGAGCAGATG ACGTACCCGGACGAGGCACACTCTCTGTCGGGCGTACAGCGCCATCTTTATCACACGATGGATCAATTCTGGGATCGTTGCTTCGCGTAA
- the LOC131293231 gene encoding protein croquemort-like — translation MACCSNCSPTNKRLCALGSATAVCVFALGLGFLWPALVWQIAKSEFVLVPGTELYDNWYDPPIDMYLELYLWNWTNADDYRQENYKPHLEQLGPYTFLERHERVNLTWSEDEDLLTFQQRRIWHYVPEKSVGDYENDRVVTINPVLLTVGYALRNEPEFLPLIDSIIMLNALATSPFYNVLVREMMFDGYDDNLLTSLLSLLAVLPPGALPPIDLPPYDKFGWFFGRNESETYDGTFTVGTGKDHVQNTGVMRLWNGANTTDYYRGRCGQVFGTTGEAWPPFGNLRGNPPNVSVFAPDVCSAVTLEYLDEVERFGIKGLRWYGNDRVFDNGVHYEETACQCTAEDEASCPVLDNGAMDVSRCKFGAPATVSFPHFYLANESYLNAVSGMEPNEEEHRFVMELEPYTGVPLNVKAQLQINLNLRNYGITLLNGIPDVMLPVLWFRQTATITEDLADDIKLILLLPDIGVYVSYGIGAIGLIGLVLAFYFSVTRWKLEGAPPIPSKVAIE, via the exons ATGGCATGCTGCTCAAACTGTTCACCAACGAACAAGCGACTTTGTGCGCTAGGCAGCGCGactgctgtgtgtgtgttcgcgcTGGGCCTCGGGTTCCTGTGGCCGGCGCTAGTATGGCAGATTGCGAAAAGCGAGTTCGTGCTCGTGCCGGGCACCGAACTGTACGACAATTGGTATGATCCTCCGATCGATATGTACCTGGAGCTGTACCTCTGGAACTGGACGAATGCCGACGACTACCGGCAGGAGAACTACAAGCCGCACCTCGAGCAGCTCGGTCCGTACACGTTCCTCGAACGGCACGAGCGGGTCAACCTGACGTGGAGCGAGGACGAGGATTTGCTGACCTTTCAACAGCGGCGCATCTGGCACTACGTGCCGGAAAAGTCGGTCGGTGACTACGAGAACGACCGCGTCGTAACGATCAATCCGGTCCTTTTG ACCGTTGGTTATGCGTTACGCAACGAACCGGAATTCCTGCCATTGATCGACAGCATCATCATGCTGAATGCACTCGCTACCAGCCCCTTCTACAACGTTCTAGTTCGCGAAATGATGTTCGATGGCTACGACGATAATCTTCTGACCAGTCTGCTGTCCTTGCTAGCCGTATTGCCTCCGGGTGCGCTGCCTCCCATCGACCTACCACCGTACGATAAGTTTGGTTGGTTCTTCGGGCGCAATGAAAGCGAAACGTATGACGGTACGTTCACCGTCGGGACGGGCAAGGACCACGTCCAGAACACCGGTGTCATGCGGCTCTGGAACGGGGCGAACACTACCGATTACTATCGCGGCCGGTGTGGTCAGGTGTTTGGGACGACCGGCGAGGCGTGGCCTCCGTTCGGAAACCTACGGGGGAACCCACCGAACGTGAGTGTCTTCGCACCGGACGTGTGCAGTGCGGTCACGTTGGAGTACCTGGACGAGGTGGAGCGGTTCGGCATCAAAGGACTGCGCTGGTACGGGAACGATCGGGTGTTCGACAACGGTGTGCACTACGAGGAGACGGCCTGCCAGTGTACGGCGGAGGACGAAGCGAGCTGCCCGGTACTGGACAATGGAGCGATGGATGTGTCCCGCTGTAAATTCGGTGCCCCGGCAACGGTCTCATTTCCCCACTTCTATCTTGCCAACGAGAGCTACCTGAACGCCGTTAGCGGCATGGAGCCGAACGAGGAAGAGCATCGATTCGTGATGGAGCTGGAACCATACACCGGGGTGCCACTGAACGTAAAGGCTCAGCTGCAGATCAATCTGAATCTCCGGAACTATGGAATTAC TCTCCTCAATGGCATCCCTGACGTCATGCTACCGGTTCTTTGGTTCCGGCAAACGGCTACTATCACGGAAGATCTAGCTGATGACATTAAG CTGATATTACTGCTTCCGGACATCGGCGTGTACGTTTCGTATGGTATAGGCGCGATTGGCCTGATCGGACTGGTACTAGCATTTTATTTCTCCGTGACGAGGTGGAAGCTGGAAGGTGCTCCACCCATTCCATCTAAGGTAGCCATAGAATAG
- the LOC131282278 gene encoding ralBP1-associated Eps domain-containing protein 1, whose product MDELSEAELRYYNDLFKICSESEGSGGKIPALKATSLFRSANLSNEIINKITALAGVPSTALHLSRQQFYGCLKLIAAFQASVPLREEILTTSINLPLPQFSWIDPVSGGTPGIDGVSGGIATTSSGLASTNVSSSGVGTLERNNGYGVEGPNRISVPVVGTAKVGAGGSTTQDSSASTGGEMTNSDQPSTDSEVEHTDDPVNMIRGERERHTVGMLKGGAVVMLGSSHPPGGSPEAWSTASDSPTPTNSVAERPWANQTLWQGLVCEEQRQLLGTEEESSDRHSSDEDEQEIDLEYFYQISQTQKEYYLKQFRTIQPDVHGLVSGPVARVFFEKSRIPIDELRHIWQMCDVTRDGALNLAEFTAAMHLVVLRRNNIPVPATLPPCLLPSLLQHSLLQPGVGGGSVSGTAASSSGTSGPADASTGAATVLQSTVVNNGVPERTEPAEADLLHLESDDNVQNNARKRFDVAKDYQRMVPVPDSLAFGKVAGGAMAAVAQDSPPSVSSATGVSSGTGGSGSVANATKGSSCDSCSSVGVVSNSSQVRKTPPNITPPVLTQQQQQQSQSKVKQSTDHPVTPPNTKNNKEWNSTTKEWTKFMESPTSNVSSPGPKPVNFDLQRTTLAIVSDPQILYPVPIRVTPVGAEAVDNSSLVYGGDIPVASGGSVLATQSRDDSSPKQQHQQQQQQHHHSTSHQQQQRDSLTNSGDLRAIQRPQPKKPPSKGVGAIPPPPQRDSGGVGHPSNTASTNSQGNDSMTISLDAAGFAASSATAGNTLPSLAKKQSIDQQQPPPPPLPPPRPSAHRHTRSSSLDLNKLKLSTSGGTGGGMGMAPIGDPLKMPPPPEVPPRVTPTADQQQPQAGSEAAGNQHHGFADFTHFPSGAASGTAGHRMVPTGESNNITTIHLDAAGNMTHHSTPRASGSLPKSLVMHQPRNSAFEVYRKPQNNVRGSQSPLHQQQQPPLLTSRSVESSSAVGASAATALDYDKRISALSDSLRQVRFKSNDPPPVMPDVLKQLKEQNLLLLRICSDLSEELLHIQQKREDIRIKIELQEQILGGGSSSLAATGPSSLPSSSTVSTVPSGATTHHAHHHAHVQPHHHANL is encoded by the exons ATGGATGAGCTGAGCGAGGCGGAATTACGGTACTACAATGATCTGTTCAAAATATGCAGTGAGTCGGAGGGTAGCGGTGGCAAGATCCCGGCACTGAAGGCCACTTCGCTCTTCCGTTCGGCCAACCTATCCAACGAGATCATAAACAAG ATTACGGCACTCGCTGGCGTTCCCTCAACGGCGCTACACCTGTCGAGGCAACAGTTTTACGGTTGCCTGAAGCTAATCGCAGCCTTCCAGGCGTCCGTTCCGCTGCGAGAGGAAATACTGACCACCTCGATTAATCTGCCACTGCCACAGTTCAGCTGGATCGATCCGGTCTCTGGCGGAACACCGGGTATTGATGGCGTATCCGGTGGCATTGCGACGACCAGCAGCGGGTTAGCTTCCACGAACGTCAGCAGTAGCGGCGTCGGTACCTTGGAGCGCAACAACGGTTACGGCGTCGAAGGGCCGAACCGGATCTCAGTGCCGGTGGTAGGGACGGCGAAAGTGGGTGCGGGTGGTAGCACGACCCAGGACAGCAGTGCATCGACGGGCGGCGAGATGACAAACTCTGACCAACCGAGCACGGACTCGGAGGTGGAGCACACCGACGATCCGGTGAACATGATTCGCGGGGAGCGCGAGCGCCACACGGTCGGCATGCTGAAGGGTGGGGCGGTGGTAATGCTGGGCAGCTCACACCCGCCCGGTGGCTCACCGGAAGCGTGGAGCACGGCCAGCGACAGTCCGACCCCGACCAACAGTGTGGCCGAACGTCCGTGGGCTAATCAAACGCTGTGGCAGGGTCTGGTGTGCGAGGAACAGCGGCAATTGCTCGGCACCGAGGAGGAATCGTCCGACCGGCACAgcagcgacgaggacgagcagGAGATCGATCTCGAGTACTTCTATCAGATTTCGCAAACACAGAAGGAGTACTACCTGAAGCAGTTCCGCACGATACAGCCGGATGTGCACGGGCTGGTCAGTGGCCCGGTGGCAAG agtgttttttgaaaaatctcgCATCCCGATCGACGAACTACGGCACATTTGGCAGATGTGCGACGTGACGCGGGACGGTGCCCTCAATCTGGCCGAGTTTACCGCCGCCATGCATCTGGTGGTGCTGCGAAGGAACAACATCCCGGTGCCGGCAACATTACCACCCTGCCTGCTGCCATCACTGCTACAGCATTCGCTTCTACAGCccggcgttggtggtggttccgTTTCGGGTACGGCCGCATCCTCCAGTGGAACAAGTGGCCCGGCGGACGCTTCCACTGGTGCTGCCACCGTGCTACAATCTACTGTAGTCAATAATGGGGTACCGGAGCGAACCGAACCTGCTGAAGCGGACCTCTTGCACCTAGAGAGTGATGATAACGTGCAAAATAACGCCCGGAAGCGGTTCGATGTGGCCAAAGACTATCAGCGTATGGTGCCGGTGCCAGATTCGCTAGCTTTCGGGAAGGTAGCAGGTGGTGCAATGGCGGCTGTAGCGCAAGACAGTCCACCCTCGGTGTCATCCGCCACCGGTGTCAGTAGTGGCACGGGCGGATCTGGTTCCGTAGCGAACGCCACGAAAGGTAGCAGCTGCGACAGTTGTAGTAGCGTCGGTGTTGTCTCCAACTCGTCGCAGGTACGCAAGACACCACCAAATATAACACCCCCGGTGCTtacccagcagcagcagcagcagtcccAGAGCAAAGTGAAACAATCGACTGATCATCCCGTTACGCCTCCGAATACGAAAAACAATAAG GAGTGGAACTCAACTACAAAAGAATGGACCAAATTTATGGAATCTCCTACATCGAACGTTTCTAGTCCGGGCCCTAAGCCGGTCAACTTTGATCTGCAACGAACGACTTTGGCGATCGTATCAGATCCGCAAATCCTCTATCCCGTGCCAATTCGCGTGACGCCAGTGG GTGCCGAAGCGGTTGACAATAGTAGTCTAGTCTACGGTGGTGACATTCCTGTCGCTTCTGGCGGAAGTGTGCTGGCCACCCAGTCACGGGATGATTCCAGCCCaaaacagcagcaccagcagcagcagcaacaacatcatcaCAGTACGTcgcaccaacaacagcagcgcGATTCGCTCACAAACAGCGGCGACCTACGTGCCATCCAAAGACCGCAACCGAAGAAACCACCGTCGAAGGGCGTTGGGGCCATCCCACCACCCCCACAGCGCGACTCCGGTGGTGTCGGACACCCCAGCAACACTGCCAGTACCAACTCGCAAGGCAACGATTCGATGACAATATCGCTGGACGCGGCCGGTTTCGCTGCATCATCCGCCACCGCGGGCAACACGCTCCCTTCGCTGGCGAAGAAACAGTCCATcgatcagcagcagccgccaCCGCCTCCTTTGCCACCACCTCGACCATCGGCCCATCGGCATACGCGCAGCAGTAGCCTGGACTTGAACAAGCTGAAACTAAGCACGAGCGGTGGTACAGGTGGTGGTATGGGCATGGCGCCGATCGGTGACCCCTTGAAGatgccaccgccaccggagGTTCCGCCGAGAGTAACACCCACGGCCGATCAACAGCAACCACAGGCCGGGTCCGAGGCTGCTGGAAATCAACATCATGGGTTTGCGGATTTTACTCATTTTCCGAGCGGGGCCGCCAGTGGCACCGCTGGCCATCGAATGGTG CCCACGGGAGAGTCGAACAACATCACCACTATTCATCTGGACGCGGCTGGCAACATGACGCATCATTCGACGCCTCGGGCATCGGGTTCACTGCCGAAGTCACTCGTCATGCACCAACCGCGAAACAGCGCGTTCGAGGTGTACCGCAAGCCGCAAAATAACGTCCGTGGCTCGCAATCCCCactgcaccagcagcagcagccgccgctGCTTACGTCCCGAAGTGTAGAATCCTCGTCAGCGGTCGGTGCATCGGCCGCAACCGCCCTCGACTACGACAAACGCATTTCGGCGTTGAGCGACAGCCTGCGGCAGGTACGCTTCAAGAGCAATGATCCACCGCCCGTCATGCCGGACGTGCTGAAGCAGTTGAAAGAGCAGAACCTTCTGCTACTGCGAATATGCAGCGACCTGAGCGAGGAGCTGCTGCACATTCAGCAGAAGCGCGAAGACATACGCATCAAAATCGAACTGCAGGAGCAGATACTGGGCGGGGGAAGCTCTTCGCTGGCAGCGACCGGTCCCTCGTCCCTTCCATCGTCATCCACGGTATCGACGGTACCCTCTGGTGCAACTACCCACCATGCGCATCATCACGCCCATGTACAACCGCATCACCATGCCAACCTGTGA
- the LOC131294921 gene encoding nonsense-mediated mRNA decay factor SMG5: MEYSSNDVKQLFRSVYTLVKGQDERKATLTAKEILDPSFLLSHRLLVAQCIQLMFEDFENVGKKSREILWRKGYYDVIYVLKRQKGRTTGAVLQRATDQLIREGINYLKAIVLRFAELFHLDMMRFLVDYGLLEDYDDEALRQESSCYSLLQLRADDGTQKNELYTKQEISYALETIHSLLISLGDLHRYQLEFNIGNRVEVLERTRNFYLEAFKLNPKIGMAQNQLGMLVTGQNCNLDAVYHYLYSLCCAIPFECSETNVSNIFQRNIRHLENGGSGIADDAGLGEGDDRAIEDFIATFLLVVDVFFYDKDVTDFTALCHSVLIDFKKVLGLRQLLDEYYMTEDMIFKIVSILFFCMHRIRLSNSDKIYSLNAFLVALCSELLEYCTMGIEKWMVEQVREDNRFREQYARQYQTYDEQVHRARSTLKSHGSGMMFSKDQKSSSGVEEGTASQDSHGTANKENVGNTLDGKGKSLAKRDRGSTKEEYGGTDDMRSKKHSRRRRRAFSNASESEDENDEEEARYEDDSDDYSDGSEPDTESEVEEEADDDDEADIMSLSSFGSYDEYSDDEDDDEERDERGRERDNDKQPLPTAQRSNEDKNPRSGEERRASGSVPDEQLKFKKRYNKPNPNIVLEFAHCERTLRSLKLLFDWMLSDNLDVLHNCYQSNPEFLHNIMKLLNYFNLDVLTNRFYFTRDMITVPGLRDDLQTIFNERRSIPLQEDVAMKRFPLFELAQDGLAWETSYKLAISREDESFLRLMKLVDFGFAVCKSKKFCYSFLTKTREFSFRSGGVAGGGRKKQKGGGGQKGSQQQRGGGNKNRTNLKKGDEAKRRSDWNAGGDGANRNQRVGYDGRRGVTARREHRNGRGVLPDVDGDAAFRLSREGKRNRIRQYKREAFAEANGDGNDAPTLFTKKGYLRNRANGGILQRCAKKEEVNGCVSSVKDGEEQQAHRPEQEKKQRKEGKDLSAVMGRLWLENEVETLESKLKKRPVNVTLTPYLVLDSKCLTEYTAIVKNLVKTKKFVVLIPSAVLSDLDELKKHSEGARNAIKWLEIEFSKGNRFLRTQKNNESLPMPLVKIPKKLDRDGSVFQQIVQFCNHIVTNHADKDCTDIITYLSGDSLYDRKLGNGSSYTGILEAIPVKFEQIVTFYSSYKRK; the protein is encoded by the exons ATGGAATATTCTAGCAACGACGTGAAGCAGTTGTTCAG GTCGGTCTATACCCTCGTGAAAGGACAGGACGAGCGTAAGGCGACATTGACGGCCAAAGAGATATTGGATCCGAGCTTCCTGCTCAGCCATCGCCTACTAGTCGCGCAATGTATCCAGCTGATGTTTGAGGATTTCGAAAATGTCGGCAAAAAGTCTCGTGAAATCCTCTGGCGCAAGGGTTACTACGATGTGATCTACGTACTGAAGCGTCAGAAGGGTCGAACGACTGGAGCCGTACTGCAACGTGCGACCGATCAGTTGATCCGGGAGGGAATCAACTACTTGAAGGCCATCGTGCTTCGGTTTGCAGAGCTCTTCCACTTGGATATGATGCGATTCCTGGTCGACTATGGTCTGCTGGAGGACTACGACGATGAAGCTCTGCGGCAGGAGTCATCGTGTTACTCACTACTGCAGCTTCGTGCGGATGACGGGACGCAAAAGAACGAACTGTACACCAAGCAAGAGATATCCTACGCCCTGGAAACTATACACTCGCTGTTGATTTCGTTGGGCGATCTGCATCGCTATCAGCTTGAGTTTAACATCGGCAACCGGGTGGAGGTGCTGGAACGCACGCGCAACTTCTACCTGGAGGCATTCAAGCTGAACCCCAAGATCGGAATGGCGCAGAACCAGCTGGGAATGTTAGTGACCGGGCAGAATTGTAACTTGGATGCCGTCTACCACTACCTGTACTCGCTGTGCTGTGCGATTCCCTTCGAGTGCAGCGAAACCAATGTGAGCAACATCTTTCAGCGGAACATTCGCCACCTGGAGAATGGCGGGAGCGGCATCGCGGATGATGCCGGTCTGGGCGAAGGAGATGATCGTGCGATAGAAGATTTCATCGCGACGTTCTTGCTGGTGGTTGACGTTTTCTTTTACGACAAGGACGTTACCGACTTTACCGCCCTGTGCCATTCGGTGTTGATCGACTTTAAAAAGGTGTTGGGCCTCCGGCAACTTCTTGACGAGTACTACATGACGGAGGATATGATCTTCAAGATCGTGTCGATTCTGTTCTTCTGCATGCACCGCATTCGTCTGAGCAACTCGGACAAAATATACAGTCTGAACGCGTTCCTGGTGGCGCTGTGCTCCGAGCTGCTCGAGTACTGCACGATGGGCATCGAGAAGTGGATGGTTGAGCAAGTGCGCGAGGACAATCGGTTTCGCGAGCAGTATGCCCGCCAGTATCAGACGTACGACGAACAAGTCCATCGTGCCCGGTCGACATTGAAGTCGCACGGTTCCGGCATGATGTtttcgaaggatcaaaaatcTTCGTCCGGCGTTGAGGAGGGTACGGCAAGTCAGGACAGCCATGGAACGGCCAACAAGGAGAACGTCGGCAACACATTGGATGGTAAAGGAAAGTCGCTTGCTAAACGAGACCGTGGTTCAACAAAGGAGGAGTATGGTGGTACCGATGATATGCGTTCGAAGAAGCATTCGCGTCGCCGACGTAGGGCGTTCTCAAACGCCAGCGAGTCAGAGGATGAGAACGATGAAGAAGAAGCGCGCTATGAGGACGATTCGGACGATTACTCCGATGGATCGGAGCCGGACACGGAAAGTGAAGTAGAAGAAGAGGCagatgatgacgacgaggcAGATATTATGTCGCTGTCCAGTTTCGGATCGTATGATGAATACTCCGACGACGAGGATGACGACGAGGAACGGGACGAGCGTGGTCGTGAACGTGACAACGACAAGCAACCTCTTCCGACCGCTCAACGAAGCAACGAGGATAAGAACCCGCGCAGTGGCGAAGAGCGCAGGGCGTCGGGCAGCGTTCCGGACGAGCAGCTGAAGTTCAAGAAGCGCTACAACAAACCGAACCCCAACATCGTGCTGGAGTTTGCGCACTGCGAACGGACGCTGCGCTCGCTAAAGCTGCTGTTCGATTGGATGTTGTCCGACAATCTGGACGTGCTGCACAACTGCTACCAATCGAATCCGGAATTCCTGCACAACATCATGAAGCTGCTGAACTACTTCAATCTGGACGTGCTGACCAATCGGTTCTACTTCACGCGCGACATGATCACCGTGCCGGGTTTGCGAGACGATCTGCAGACGATCTTCAACGAGCGTCGTTCGATTCCGTTGCAGGAGGACGTCGCCATGAAACGCTTCCCTCTCTTCGAACTGGCGCAGGATGGCCTCGCTTGGGAAACATCCTACAAGCTAGCGATCAGTCGTGAAGATGAAAGTTTCCTTCGGCTGATGAAGCTGGTCGACTTCGGTTTCGCGGTGTGCAAGTCGAAGAAGTTTTGCTACTCCTTCCTCACCAAGACGCGTGAGTTCAGCTTCCGCTCGGGAGGTGTTGCTGGAGGTGGACGTAAGAAACAGAAGGGCGGTGGGGGACAGAAGGGCTCGCAGCAACAGCGGGGAGGTGGCAACAAAAACCGCACCAACCTTAAGAAGGGCGATGAGGCCAAACGACGATCGGACTGGAATGCAGGTGGAGACGGTGCAAATCGTAACCAACGTGTGGGTTACGATGGCCGACGAGGTGTGACCGCTCGCCGAGAGCATCGCAACGGACGTGGAGTCTTACCAGATGTGGATGGTGACGCTGCGTTTAGACTTTCGCGAGAGGGCAAGCGCAATCGCATTCGCCAGTACAAACGGGAAGCTTTTGCTGAAGCGAACGGCGACGGCAACGATGCTCCTACACTCTTCACGAAGAAGGGTTATCTTCGCAATCGAGCAAACGGCGGAATTCTGCAGCGTTGCGCTAAGAAAGAAGAAGTGAATGGCTGCGTTAGCTCAGTAAAGGACGGCGAAGAGCAACAGGCACATCGTCCCGAGCAGgagaaaaagcaaagaaaagaaggaaaggaCCTTAGTGCGGTCATGGGCAGACTGTGGCTGGAGAACGAGGTGGAAACGCTCGAATCGAAG CTCAAAAAACGCCCGGTGAACGTTACTTTGACACCATATTTGGTCCTTGACTCGAAATGTCTGACCGAGTACACGGCGATCGTGAAAAATTTGGTCAAAACGAAGAAGTTCGTCGTGTTGATTCCTAGCGCTG TATTGAGCGATCTGGATGAGCTGAAAAAGCATAGCGAAGGAGCACGCAATGCCATCAAGTGGCTGGAGATTGAATTTAGCAAGGGCAACCGGTTCTTGCGCACGCAGAAAAATAACGAATCGCTGCCGATGCCGTTGGTGAAGATCCCGAAAAAGTTGG ATCGCGACGGTTCGGTTTTTCAGCAGATCGTACAGTTCTGCAACCACATTGTCACCAACCACGCGGACAAGGATTGTACCGACATAATCACCTACCTGTCCGGCGATAGCCTGTACGATCGCAAGCTCGGCAATGGCAGTAGCTACACCGGCATTCTGGAGGCCATCCCGGTGAAGTTCGAACAGATCGTCACATTCTACTCCAGCTACAAACGGAAATGA